DNA sequence from the Hoylesella buccalis ATCC 35310 genome:
GAGCAGCGTGCCGAAGCTGTGGCTAAGATGAAAGCCGAAGGCATTGACGAGCCTCGCAACTTGGAAGAGCAGGCCTTGGTGCTCATCGGCCGCGACATCTACGAACGGCTCATCAAGGGGTACACCGAGAAGCAGTGGGGGAGGAAGTGCACAGAGCTACCCCCATTCATCATCAAGCGGTTGCCTGTGAGGTTGGTTTTTGACAACAACTATTTTAACGACCGCTATCAAGGCATTCCCATAGGAGGATATAACAAGCTGATAGACGGACTGTTGGATGGTGTTGAGACCCAGGTGAACACTGACTTCTTTGACGATCGAGACAAGTGGAACGGTGTGGCTGACAAGATTGTATATACCGGGAAAATCGATGAATATTTCGACTATGCTCTGGGCAAGCTTGAGTATCGCACCGTGCGTTTCGAAACCGAGGTGCTCAACACGGCCAACTACCAGGGTAATGCGGTGGTGAACTACACGGAAGCTGAGGTGCCCTACACGCGTATTATCGAGCACAAGCACTTCGAGATGTTTGGTCCGGATGTGGATAAAAATCCCAAAACTGTCATCTCGCGTGAATATTCTACGGAGTGGGTACCCGGCATGGAATCCTACTATCCCGTGAACGACAGTCGCAACAGCGAACTGTATGCCCGCTACAAGGCGTTGGCTGACAAGGAGGAAAATGTGATCTTTGGTGGGCGTTTGGCAGAATATAAATATTACGACATGGCACCGATTGTAGACAAGGTGCTGAGCATGTTTGATTAAGATAAGAATAATGACAAGTTCAAAAGTAGCTTTAATCACCGGTATCACCGGGCAGGACGGCAGTTATTTGGCCGAATTCCTCATTGATAAAGGATATGAAGTGCACGGATTGCTGCGCCGCAGTTCGTCCTTCAATACGGGGCGCATCGAACACTTGTATTTGGACGAGTGGGTGCGCGACATGAAGAAAGACCGGTTGGTGAACCTGCATTGGGCCGACATGACCGACTCTTCGTCATTGATTAGAATCATTGGCGAGATTCATCCTACAGAAATATACAATCTGGCGGCACAGAGTCATGTGAAAGTGAGTTTCGATGTGCCCGAATACACAGCCGATACTGATGCTATTGGTGTGCTTCGATTGTTGGAAGCGGTGCGTATTTGCGGATTAGAAAAGAGTTGTCGCATCTATCAGGCCAGCACGTCAGAGTTGTTTGGCAAGGTACAAGAAGTTCCACAGAGGGAAACAACGCCGTT
Encoded proteins:
- the glf gene encoding UDP-galactopyranose mutase; its protein translation is MTALSTQKYDFLIVGAGLFGCMFAHLATQRGKKCLAIDKRPHLGGNLYCEHLEGIHVHQYGAHIFHTNSKRVWDFVNSIVEFNRYTNSPVANYKGQLYNLPFNMNTFYQMWGVRTPAEAQAKLDEQRAEAVAKMKAEGIDEPRNLEEQALVLIGRDIYERLIKGYTEKQWGRKCTELPPFIIKRLPVRLVFDNNYFNDRYQGIPIGGYNKLIDGLLDGVETQVNTDFFDDRDKWNGVADKIVYTGKIDEYFDYALGKLEYRTVRFETEVLNTANYQGNAVVNYTEAEVPYTRIIEHKHFEMFGPDVDKNPKTVISREYSTEWVPGMESYYPVNDSRNSELYARYKALADKEENVIFGGRLAEYKYYDMAPIVDKVLSMFD